The following DNA comes from Deinococcus sp. YIM 134068.
CAGTCTGGAGCTGAGCCAGGACAGCCTGGTAGAGTCGAGGAGCGTCCCCGGCGGCATTTTCAGTTGTCACAAACAGAAAGTGTCCCCTACCGGGGACGCTTTCTCATACTTTCTGTCAGGCGGTCAGATCCCCACCCTCTGCACGGTACCTGCCGCGCTGGGCCGCTACCATGCCCCCCATGACGAAGAGCATCGCCGCCTTTCAGGACGAACACGGGCGTATCACGGGCTGGCCCTCCGACCGCCGCCGCGCACATCAACTCGCCATCCTCGATCACCTGACGGGCCTGTTCGAGCCGGGCCGCCGCTACAGCGAGGCCGAGGTGGAGACCATCCTGCGCGACCACAGCACGCTGGAGGAACCGGGCGTGCTGCTCGCCGAACTCGTGGACGGCGACTATCTGGCGACGGGGGACGGCACCTACTGGCGG
Coding sequences within:
- a CDS encoding DUF2087 domain-containing protein, whose translation is MTKSIAAFQDEHGRITGWPSDRRRAHQLAILDHLTGLFEPGRRYSEAEVETILRDHSTLEEPGVLLAELVDGDYLATGDGTYWRADSRPNG